CCGGCATTCTCGAAGCGATGGGCTATACGGCGGTAGGCAATGTGGAAGAGGCGGATGTGGTGCTCTTCAATACCTGTGCGATTCGCGAAAATGCGGAAGACAAGGTATTTGGCGAGCTGGGTCACATGAAACGGCTAAAGAACAACAACCCCAACCTGATTTTGGGCGTCTGCGGCTGCATGTCCCAGGAAGAGAAAGTGGTCAACAAGATTCTGAAGAGCTACCAGCAGGTCGATCTGATCTTTGGCACACACAATATCCACCGTTTGCCGCACCTGCTTCGCGACGCGATGTTCAGCAAGGAAATGGTGATTGAGGTCTGGTCCAAAGAGGGCGACATCATCGAAAATATGCCGAAAATCCGCGAAGGAAACATCAAGGCCTGGGTCAACATCATGTACGGCTGCGACAAGTTCTGCACGTATTGCATCGTGCCGTATACGCGCGGAAAAGAGCGCAGCCGCCGGCCGGAGGATGTCATCGCGGAAGTGCGCGATCTGGCGCGTCAAGGCTACAAGGAAATCATGCTGCTGGGGCAAAATGTAAACGCCTACGGAAAAGACTTCGAGGATATGGAGTACGGCTTTGGCGACCTGCTGGATGAAATCCGCAAGATCGATATTCCGCGCATCCGCTTTACGACGAGTCACCCGCGCGATTTTGACGATCACCTGATCGAAGTGCTGGGCAAACGGGGCAATTTGGTGGAGCATATTCATCTGCCGGTGCAGTCCGGTTCGACCGAAGTGCTGAAACGCATGGCCCGCAAATACTCGCGCGAACACTATCTGGAGTTGGTGCGTAAAATTAAAGCGGTAATCCCGGATGTGGTCTTGACCACGGATATCATCGTCGGTTTCCCTGGAGAGACCGATGAGCAGTTCGAAGAGACGCTCTCGCTGGTCGAAGAGGTCGGCTACGATTCCGCCTATACCTTCATCTACTCGCCTCGGGAGGGCACTCCGGCGGCGGTGATGGAAGACAATGTTCCAATTGAGGTCAAGAAACAAAGACTGTATCGCCTGAATGAACTTTTGGCCAAGATCGGTCTGGAGAAAAATCTGCCTCTGCAGGATCAGGTCGTGGAAGTGCTGGTCGAGGGCGAGTCCAAAAACAAC
This sequence is a window from Brevibacillus composti. Protein-coding genes within it:
- the miaB gene encoding tRNA (N6-isopentenyl adenosine(37)-C2)-methylthiotransferase MiaB; the protein is MTGKKEATPDLKSGKSAKTVEDFAKYFQPPSLKEAKKRGKEEIKVHYNFDIPDDMQEIGKGKRYHVRTYGCQMNEHDSETISGILEAMGYTAVGNVEEADVVLFNTCAIRENAEDKVFGELGHMKRLKNNNPNLILGVCGCMSQEEKVVNKILKSYQQVDLIFGTHNIHRLPHLLRDAMFSKEMVIEVWSKEGDIIENMPKIREGNIKAWVNIMYGCDKFCTYCIVPYTRGKERSRRPEDVIAEVRDLARQGYKEIMLLGQNVNAYGKDFEDMEYGFGDLLDEIRKIDIPRIRFTTSHPRDFDDHLIEVLGKRGNLVEHIHLPVQSGSTEVLKRMARKYSREHYLELVRKIKAVIPDVVLTTDIIVGFPGETDEQFEETLSLVEEVGYDSAYTFIYSPREGTPAAVMEDNVPIEVKKQRLYRLNELLAKIGLEKNLPLQDQVVEVLVEGESKNNPEVLAGRTRTNKLVHFIGDKSLIGQFAHVKITDVKTWTLHGEIVTKIEV